The stretch of DNA CTTCGTGGACAACCAGGACAAAGCCGCTGCGCTCAGCACTGACCAAATCGACGTGGAAAACGCTAAACGCTACGGCATAACCTACGTGGACGAGAAAGGCGAAAAGCAGTACCCGCTGATTCTTCATTGCAGCCCAAGCGGCGCCATCGAACGAGACATATACGCGCTCCTTGAGAAGGCTTACCGCGAGCAGATGACGGGGAAAGCGCCTATGCTGCCGCTTTGGCTATCGCCAACTCAGGTGCGGCTGATTCCAATATCCGACAAGTTCCTCGACAAAGTAGGGGAAATCGCAAAAGAAATCGCCCAGCACTGCATCCGCGTGGACATCGATGACTCAGCCTCGACGCTTCAGAAGAAAATCCGTGAAGCAGAGCAGGAATGGGTGCCCTACACCGTGGTGGTGGGGGAGAAAGAAGTTGAGTCGGGGTTGCTTTCGGTGCGTGACCGCGAAGTGCGTGGTAAACAGGAAGCGCTCTCGGTGCATCAGCTGGTTGAGAAGGTGTCAGAGAAAACCTTTGGCAAACCCTTTAAGCCGCTGCCGCTGCCCATGTACCTCTCTAAGCGTCCGCAGTTCCACGGCTAAATAAAACCTGCCTAAATGAATCGTATGTATCGCAGAGATAATGTATATGTACGATTGGACAATATGAAAAAGCAATCCAAGAAGGAATAAACAAATGAGCAACGAATTGCAAATCTACATAGACGGCAAATACTTCCCAAAATCAGAAGCCAAAATCAGCGTCTATGACCACGGGTTCCTCTACGGCGACGGCGTGTTCGAGGGAATCCGCGCCTACAACGGCTACGTGTTCAAACTTAAAGAACACATAGACCGCCTATACCGAAGCGCCCACGCCATAATGCTAAACATCCCCCTGTCCAAAGAGCAGATGGTAGAAGCAGTCGTTGAGACCCTGCGCAGAAACGGCATGAAAGACAGCTACATCCGCCTCGTCGTTTCACGCGGCGTCGGCGACCTCGGGCTGGATCCCCGTAAATGCCCCAAATCCAGCGTAATCATTATCGCTGACTCAATAAACATCAAAGCAGGCAACGCCAAAGAAGTCGGCGTCACAGCCGTGTTCACTTGGGTCCGCAGAAACCCCGTTGACGCGACGACCCACGAAGTTAAATCCCTCAACTACCTTAACAGCGTGCTTGGCAAAATCGAAGCCAACGCATACGGAGCCGACGAAGCCATCTGTCTTGAACCCGGCAGCGGCTTAGTCGCGGAGGGAGTCGGCGAAAACGTCTTCATCGTCAAAGGCGATCAAGTCCTCACCCCGCCCAGCAGCACCGGCGCCTTGGAAGGCATCACCTCAGACGCCATAATTGCACTCTGCGAGAAACTCAAAATCAAAGTCACGGCCACCAACCTTACGCCCTTTATGATATTCACCGCCGACGAAG from Candidatus Bathyarchaeota archaeon encodes:
- the ilvE gene encoding branched-chain-amino-acid transaminase, which translates into the protein MSNELQIYIDGKYFPKSEAKISVYDHGFLYGDGVFEGIRAYNGYVFKLKEHIDRLYRSAHAIMLNIPLSKEQMVEAVVETLRRNGMKDSYIRLVVSRGVGDLGLDPRKCPKSSVIIIADSINIKAGNAKEVGVTAVFTWVRRNPVDATTHEVKSLNYLNSVLGKIEANAYGADEAICLEPGSGLVAEGVGENVFIVKGDQVLTPPSSTGALEGITSDAIIALCEKLKIKVTATNLTPFMIFTADEAFFTGTAMEVVPIREVNKRVIGDGKPGSVTKRLMAEFHKIIEDPANGTKI